One window of Akkermansia biwaensis genomic DNA carries:
- the dapF gene encoding diaminopimelate epimerase, which translates to MLLHFYKMTGAGNDFVMVDNRDESLSSVLDKETIEALCDRRFGIGADGLIAVESSQGKGGAVRMRYYNSDGGEAEMCGNGARCFGNFAAALLRHDRTKPLPFETMAGIVTASFREDGNVTVNLTEPHSLQLFVLNADHVVGTDVHFLNTGVPHAVAFLDSLEDADIVNMGAYLRYHDSFSPKGTNANFAEVLSPRHIAIRTYERGVEDETLACGTGMTASALIHAVLTDAPSPIKVDVAGGDTLEVGFTRTGDHFTNVTLTGPADLVFEGDIEV; encoded by the coding sequence ATGCTACTTCATTTCTATAAAATGACGGGCGCCGGCAATGACTTTGTCATGGTGGACAACCGCGACGAAAGCCTCTCTTCCGTGCTGGACAAGGAAACCATAGAAGCCCTGTGTGACCGCCGCTTCGGCATCGGCGCGGACGGCCTGATTGCCGTGGAGTCCTCCCAGGGAAAAGGCGGTGCGGTGCGCATGCGCTATTACAATTCCGACGGCGGAGAAGCGGAAATGTGCGGCAACGGAGCGCGCTGTTTCGGCAACTTTGCCGCAGCCCTGCTCCGCCATGACCGGACCAAGCCCCTTCCCTTCGAAACCATGGCGGGCATCGTCACCGCCTCCTTCAGGGAGGACGGCAATGTCACCGTCAACCTGACGGAACCGCATTCCCTCCAGCTTTTTGTGCTGAATGCAGACCACGTCGTCGGAACGGACGTCCATTTCCTGAACACCGGCGTCCCCCATGCCGTGGCTTTCCTGGACAGTCTGGAAGACGCGGACATCGTCAACATGGGAGCCTACCTGCGCTACCATGACTCTTTCTCCCCCAAGGGCACCAACGCCAACTTCGCAGAAGTGCTGTCTCCCCGCCACATCGCCATACGCACCTATGAACGGGGAGTGGAGGACGAAACGCTTGCCTGCGGCACCGGCATGACTGCCAGCGCCCTGATTCACGCCGTACTGACGGATGCTCCTTCCCCCATCAAAGTGGACGTAGCGGGTGGAGACACGCTGGAAGTCGGCTTCACACGCACGGGAGACCACTTCACCAACGTCACCCTCACCGGGCCGGCGGACCTTGTCTTTGAAGGGGACATTGAAGTCTGA
- the priA gene encoding replication restart helicase PriA: MLAARILVDGQSDLVLDYGIPPEAGNVRPGCRVQIPLRNRTATGTVLTLSEPDPAWQDRLKPILKLIDPEPLISPVMMDLAAWAADYYSVALDQMIRCLLPETVRQENTSEKIRKMVHLEKQPTREELDALYRKAPRQAQMLDYFSTTEQKAAPLSEFGPGALNIARGLAGKGFISLREESVHRDPMTGEQFAPSLSMKLNPQQEKALEAVTAMCRAETKRPVLLQGVTGSGKTEVYLQAVSQIVQEGKSALIMVPEISLTPQTVQRFKSRFADMPSSVAVLHSLLSDGERFDEWHAIRSGKARIVVGPRSAVFAPLQNLGLIIVDEEHDASYKQESSPRYHGRDLAVLRAHLEGCAVVLGSATPSLESIHNAQTGKYALARLTERADGQQLPLIRILDMKTEGKNKAGPNVLSERLRMSIDRRLDRGEQVILLLNRRGFARSIQCPDCGHVITCMHCSLPLTYHRTEDRLMCHLCGFKSLVPRTCPECKSASILLQGYGTQKVEEILRRTFPAARITRVDADVARRKNAVRDILNQFRARKIDILLGTQMIAKGLDFPGVTLVGVLNADLGLYIPDPRAGERTFQLLTQVAGRAGRGDLSGEVIIQTFTPQSPSLQYARHHDTDGYAAQELEVRRAFDLPPFTHIAVLTIRSQHENMAEFATRTLGARLRGMLPPDTTMTDPMPAPIPRAHGQFRYQITVKGPSARAISRALRKLVQEAGLGDDLTAVIDVDAMSFM, from the coding sequence ATGCTGGCGGCGCGCATCCTGGTTGACGGTCAAAGCGACCTGGTGCTGGATTACGGCATTCCTCCGGAAGCCGGAAACGTCCGGCCCGGATGCCGCGTGCAGATTCCCCTGCGCAACAGAACGGCTACGGGAACCGTTCTTACCCTTTCCGAGCCCGACCCGGCGTGGCAGGACAGGCTCAAGCCGATTCTCAAGCTGATTGACCCGGAACCGCTGATTTCCCCAGTGATGATGGATCTGGCCGCATGGGCCGCCGACTATTATTCCGTCGCCCTGGACCAGATGATCCGCTGCCTGCTGCCGGAAACCGTCCGGCAGGAAAACACGTCGGAGAAAATCCGCAAAATGGTGCATCTGGAAAAACAGCCAACCCGGGAAGAACTGGACGCACTGTACCGCAAGGCTCCCCGCCAGGCTCAAATGCTGGATTATTTTTCAACGACGGAACAGAAGGCGGCTCCTCTGTCGGAATTCGGCCCCGGGGCCCTGAACATCGCCCGCGGCCTGGCAGGCAAAGGCTTCATTTCCCTGCGGGAGGAATCCGTCCACCGGGACCCTATGACCGGGGAGCAATTCGCCCCCAGCCTGTCCATGAAGCTGAATCCCCAGCAGGAAAAAGCCCTGGAAGCTGTCACGGCCATGTGCCGGGCGGAAACCAAAAGGCCGGTACTCCTTCAGGGCGTTACCGGTTCCGGCAAGACGGAAGTTTATCTCCAGGCGGTCTCCCAAATCGTGCAGGAGGGGAAATCCGCCCTGATCATGGTGCCGGAAATCTCCCTGACGCCCCAGACCGTCCAGCGTTTCAAATCCCGCTTTGCGGACATGCCTTCTTCCGTGGCCGTACTTCACAGCCTGCTCTCCGACGGAGAGCGCTTTGACGAATGGCATGCTATCCGGTCCGGAAAGGCGCGTATCGTCGTCGGGCCCCGCTCCGCCGTCTTCGCTCCTCTCCAGAATCTGGGCCTGATTATTGTGGATGAAGAGCACGACGCCTCCTATAAGCAGGAAAGCTCACCCCGCTACCACGGCCGCGACCTGGCGGTCCTGCGCGCCCATCTGGAAGGCTGTGCCGTCGTCCTGGGGTCCGCCACGCCGTCCCTGGAAAGCATCCACAACGCCCAGACCGGAAAATACGCCCTGGCCAGGCTGACGGAACGTGCGGACGGCCAGCAACTGCCGCTGATCCGCATTCTGGACATGAAAACGGAGGGTAAAAACAAAGCCGGCCCCAATGTGCTTTCGGAACGCCTCAGAATGTCCATCGACCGCCGCCTGGACAGGGGGGAGCAAGTGATCCTGCTGCTCAATCGCCGCGGATTCGCACGTTCCATCCAGTGCCCGGACTGCGGGCACGTCATCACGTGCATGCACTGTTCCCTTCCCCTCACCTACCACCGCACGGAAGACCGCCTGATGTGCCATTTGTGCGGTTTCAAGTCCCTGGTGCCCAGAACCTGCCCGGAATGCAAATCCGCCAGCATCCTTCTCCAGGGCTACGGTACCCAGAAAGTGGAGGAAATCCTGCGCCGCACCTTTCCCGCGGCGCGCATCACGCGCGTGGACGCAGACGTGGCGCGGAGGAAAAACGCCGTCAGAGACATCCTGAACCAGTTCCGGGCCCGTAAAATAGACATTCTGTTGGGAACCCAGATGATCGCCAAAGGCCTGGATTTTCCGGGCGTCACACTGGTGGGTGTGCTCAATGCGGACCTGGGCCTTTACATTCCCGACCCGCGGGCAGGCGAACGCACCTTCCAGCTCCTGACGCAGGTGGCGGGCCGCGCAGGCCGCGGAGACCTGTCCGGGGAAGTCATTATCCAGACGTTCACCCCGCAGTCCCCCTCCCTGCAATATGCACGGCATCATGATACGGACGGCTACGCGGCTCAGGAACTGGAAGTGCGCCGTGCCTTCGATCTTCCGCCCTTCACCCACATCGCCGTGCTGACGATCCGTTCCCAGCATGAAAACATGGCGGAATTCGCCACCCGGACCCTGGGAGCCAGGCTCCGCGGAATGCTGCCGCCGGACACGACGATGACGGACCCAATGCCCGCGCCCATTCCCCGTGCCCACGGCCAGTTCAGGTACCAGATCACGGTCAAGGGACCTTCCGCGCGCGCCATCTCACGCGCACTCAGAAAGCTGGTGCAGGAAGCCGGGCTGGGAGACGACCTGACGGCCGTCATTGACGTGGACGCCATGTCATTCATGTAA
- the prmC gene encoding peptide chain release factor N(5)-glutamine methyltransferase codes for MKTLLEVLQSGTEYLARQGCDEARATMQHLMAHVLHCNRTALYSQFDRPVEEEELAPLRQLLKRKAAGEPLQHLLGTTEFFRREFLTDARALIPRPETEELVEMVLNRIPAHPVRVLDMGTGSGIIGITLALELKDRAREVVLADISPKALDLALENAMRLGARVSTIQTDLFENLPATPADEERQSAAEPEQHTEEAVEQPRTVQETRFDVIVANLPYIADGEELAPEVMRDPHTALFGGPQGWEIIERFLSQARDYLTENGFVALEIGHDQAAAVTRIMDGCGYNHMEVLKDMSGISRFPFAYR; via the coding sequence GAGGCACGCGCCACCATGCAGCACCTGATGGCCCACGTTCTGCACTGCAACCGCACGGCTCTTTATTCTCAGTTTGACAGGCCTGTTGAGGAAGAAGAACTGGCCCCCCTCCGCCAGCTTTTGAAGCGCAAGGCCGCCGGAGAACCGCTGCAGCACCTGCTGGGAACCACGGAGTTTTTCCGCCGGGAGTTCCTGACGGACGCCCGCGCCCTGATTCCGCGGCCGGAAACGGAAGAACTGGTGGAAATGGTACTGAACAGGATTCCCGCCCATCCCGTCCGCGTTCTGGACATGGGTACCGGGTCCGGAATCATCGGCATCACGCTGGCCCTGGAATTAAAGGACCGCGCACGGGAAGTCGTTCTGGCGGACATTTCCCCCAAGGCGCTGGATCTGGCCCTGGAAAACGCCATGAGGCTGGGAGCCAGGGTTTCCACCATCCAGACGGACCTGTTTGAAAACCTGCCTGCCACTCCGGCCGACGAAGAACGGCAGTCTGCGGCAGAACCGGAACAGCATACGGAAGAAGCCGTGGAACAGCCCCGGACCGTGCAGGAAACCCGCTTTGACGTCATTGTGGCCAACCTGCCCTATATTGCGGACGGCGAGGAACTTGCTCCGGAAGTGATGAGAGACCCGCACACGGCCCTGTTCGGCGGCCCCCAGGGGTGGGAAATCATTGAACGTTTTCTTTCCCAAGCCCGCGATTACCTGACGGAAAACGGATTCGTGGCCCTGGAAATAGGCCATGACCAGGCCGCCGCCGTCACCAGGATCATGGATGGCTGCGGCTACAACCACATGGAAGTGCTGAAGGACATGAGCGGCATTTCCCGTTTTCCCTTCGCTTACCGTTAA
- a CDS encoding ubiquinone/menaquinone biosynthesis methyltransferase: protein MRNPEFVKAAFSAIATRYVATNHVLSMGVDLLWRQRVVQLVSEWKPKRLLDLATGTGDLALAILRAMPEIRLTGSDFCQPMLDVAAERGLTNLVCADAMNLPFPSASYDAVTVAFGLRNMASYPDALKEMGRMLRPGGHLLILDFSLPENLLKRPYRFYLHRILPLIAGWMTGHREAYDYLADSIEAFPSGEDMKNLLRNCGYTNITAEPLNGGIASIYTAQK from the coding sequence ATGCGCAACCCCGAATTCGTCAAAGCCGCCTTCTCCGCCATTGCAACGCGTTATGTAGCCACCAACCATGTCTTGAGCATGGGGGTGGACCTGCTGTGGCGGCAGCGTGTCGTTCAGCTGGTCTCGGAATGGAAGCCGAAACGCCTGCTGGATCTGGCCACCGGCACGGGCGACCTGGCCCTGGCCATCCTGCGCGCCATGCCGGAAATACGCCTGACGGGGTCCGACTTCTGCCAGCCCATGCTGGATGTAGCCGCTGAACGGGGACTGACGAATCTGGTTTGTGCGGATGCCATGAACCTTCCCTTCCCCTCCGCTTCCTACGATGCCGTCACCGTAGCCTTCGGGCTGCGCAACATGGCCAGCTATCCGGACGCCCTGAAGGAAATGGGACGCATGCTGCGCCCCGGAGGGCACCTGCTCATCCTGGACTTTTCCCTGCCTGAAAACCTGCTGAAGCGCCCTTACCGTTTCTACCTGCACCGCATCCTTCCGCTCATCGCCGGATGGATGACCGGCCACCGCGAGGCCTACGACTACCTGGCCGACAGCATTGAAGCGTTCCCCAGCGGAGAAGATATGAAAAACCTGCTCCGGAACTGCGGGTACACCAATATCACGGCGGAACCCCTCAACGGAGGCATCGCCAGCATTTACACGGCCCAGAAATGA
- a CDS encoding MATE family efflux transporter — translation MSAGDAREGIIRGRASRARLGGKLAGLSLPRQIAVIAFWPFLEQLLSFFVTSSDLFIATKIGVDAQDTINISDGMGAVVFLMWFGFVIQGSIMMGATAIVSRMTGARDYSQAQHGLHQAAMLGLLAGIISCGLLFACSGFLVTHVLTMNEAAREYALQYVYVAAFAAPFSGVVFAVNAALRGSGDTRLPFWIMMNVGILNVIFSVLFVFAEAPLGGWRIGGIAAGTVCGYGISMCLLLFIMLRRRKKIFAEHPGLSLEELVREKGEHYAPPLYLSFSHLRPDMGMQKRILKIGLPQAVEVFGMWGIQMFCLSIISELPITGVLGVHNIAVRIESLSFLPGFAIGMAASTLVGQYLGARNALMARITIWKCMRYALIFMTGLGVLFCAFPALFMQIFSNGNMTLIDTGIPVLRTMLLVEPFFAACIVMKMSLRGAGDTRRVMLVSYGIMGFFRVGCTWAWFKLAPETMTLWGIWMLFAFEMAVQSVILYKIVKGRSWTKLQV, via the coding sequence ATGAGTGCGGGAGACGCAAGAGAAGGCATCATCCGCGGCCGGGCTTCCCGTGCGCGGCTGGGCGGCAAACTGGCCGGGCTTTCACTGCCCCGGCAGATAGCCGTCATTGCCTTCTGGCCCTTTCTGGAACAGCTGCTGAGCTTCTTCGTCACCTCGTCGGACCTTTTCATCGCCACCAAGATAGGGGTGGACGCCCAGGACACCATCAACATCTCCGACGGCATGGGAGCCGTCGTATTCCTCATGTGGTTCGGCTTTGTGATCCAGGGTTCCATCATGATGGGAGCCACAGCCATCGTTTCCCGCATGACGGGGGCCAGGGACTACTCCCAGGCCCAGCACGGGCTGCACCAGGCCGCCATGCTCGGCCTGCTCGCCGGGATCATCTCCTGCGGGCTGCTCTTTGCATGCAGCGGATTCCTGGTCACCCACGTGTTGACCATGAATGAAGCCGCGCGGGAATACGCCCTGCAATACGTGTATGTAGCCGCATTCGCGGCCCCCTTCAGCGGCGTGGTCTTTGCCGTCAACGCGGCGCTTCGCGGTTCCGGGGATACCCGGTTGCCCTTCTGGATCATGATGAATGTGGGCATCCTCAATGTCATCTTCAGCGTCCTCTTCGTCTTTGCGGAAGCCCCGCTGGGCGGCTGGCGCATCGGCGGCATCGCGGCGGGAACGGTCTGCGGCTACGGTATCAGCATGTGCCTGCTTCTCTTCATCATGCTGCGGCGCAGGAAAAAAATCTTCGCGGAACATCCCGGTCTGTCCCTGGAAGAACTGGTCAGGGAAAAGGGAGAACACTATGCGCCGCCTCTGTACCTCTCCTTCTCCCATCTCCGGCCGGACATGGGCATGCAGAAGCGCATCCTGAAAATCGGCCTCCCGCAGGCGGTGGAAGTATTCGGCATGTGGGGCATCCAGATGTTCTGTCTCTCCATCATCAGCGAGCTTCCCATCACGGGCGTGCTGGGCGTCCACAACATTGCCGTGCGCATTGAATCCCTCAGCTTCCTGCCCGGCTTCGCCATCGGCATGGCAGCCTCCACACTGGTGGGGCAGTACCTGGGCGCCAGGAATGCGCTGATGGCCCGCATCACCATCTGGAAATGCATGCGGTACGCCCTCATCTTCATGACAGGCCTGGGTGTGCTCTTCTGCGCCTTCCCCGCCCTCTTCATGCAGATATTCTCCAATGGAAACATGACGCTCATTGACACGGGCATCCCCGTCCTGCGCACCATGCTCCTGGTGGAACCCTTCTTTGCAGCCTGCATCGTGATGAAAATGTCCCTGCGCGGTGCGGGAGACACGCGGCGGGTCATGCTCGTATCCTACGGCATCATGGGCTTCTTCCGGGTGGGGTGTACCTGGGCCTGGTTCAAGCTGGCCCCGGAAACCATGACCCTGTGGGGCATCTGGATGCTCTTCGCCTTTGAAATGGCCGTGCAATCCGTAATTCTTTATAAAATCGTCAAAGGACGGAGCTGGACGAAGCTACAAGTGTAA